The bacterium DNA segment TTCAGCAGCAGTACACCGTTTTATATGTTGCAACTGAAGAGTCGCTTGCGCAGGTAAAGGAGCGTGCGGTTCGTCTGAAACTGCATTTTGGATCGCAGGCATCGTTTTCAGATGGCGCGCAACTTGAATCGATCATTGAGCTTGCACAGACAACAAAACCGGATGTCTTGATTATCGACTCGATTCAAAACTGTTACATTGAAGGGGCTGCGTCGTTACCTGGAAGCATTGGGCAGCTGAAAGAGGCAACATTTCGGCTCATGCGACTTGCAAAAGAGGACAAGATTACGGTCATTTTAACGGGGCACATCAACAAAGAAGGATTGATTGCAGGGCCAAAAACCATGGAACACATGGTTGATGCGGTATTTTATCTGCAGGGTGATGAGCGGTGGCAGACACGGGTTTTGCGTTCAGTCAAAAATCGGTTTGGCACGGTCAATGAGCTTGGTTTTTTTGAGATGACCGCCCAGGGCCTTGAACAGGTCAACAATATTAATCAGCATTTAATGAGTGAACTGACGCCTGCAGCAGGATCGGCACTGGTGGCAATTATTGAAGGTAGTAAGCCGCTGCTGCTTGAATTGCAAGCATTGACGGTTGCGAGCAAACTGAATATGCCACAACGTGTCATTTCTGGGATTGATCAAAAACAGGTGATGCTCATTGCAGCAATTTTAGAAAAATATTTAAAAGTAAAATTGAGTATGCAAGATATTTTTTTCAAGGTAACCACTCATTTAAAAACGAAGGCCCATGGAACAGATCTCGGCATTGCCTTGGCCTTATTGTCTACCTATTTTCAACAGCCTTTGCCTGAAAAATCGATCGCAATTGGAGAGATTAGTTTGACAGGCAATATCAAACCAGCAAATCAGGTTACGCTTTTGATCAAAGAGGCTGAAACGTTTGGGGTCTTAAACTTTTTAATCGCAAAAAATCAGAAAATGCCAAGCATGAAATCGAATGTTATCGAGTTTTCTACTGTCTATCAACTCCTCGAGCTTTTTAGATGAGTGCATAAGTCTCACATTTTTCACCAAAAAATAGGGCATGTAATTTGCTTAAAAATTTCCCTTCTGTTACAGTAAAAATACAAGTTTATGTTTTGAAAGGTTTTTATGGGTTTTAGACAAAGGCTTTTTTTAATTTTAATTTCAATTGCACTATCGTTTGCGTGTTTATTTGTTACAATTCGATATATGCCACAGGTGTTTTCAACAGTTACTGTTTCCATTACTACGAATAAAGCTGATATTGAAAAAGCAAGTCAACAGAAATGTGAAGGCTTTGGTTTGGAGCCGTTTGAAAGATCGGTAACCTATTTTGCTTCAAATGAGTTTTTGCAATGCTTTGTTGAGTTGGAAGGCGGCGGAAAAGCTGCATTTGATAAGATGATTCAGGACAATGATTTTCAACCGTATATGTGGCATACCAGATTTTTTACTCCTTTAAAAATTGAGGAAGCACATTTTTATTTTACGCCGCAAGGTGAATTTTATGGATTGAGGCGTGCATTACCTGAAACGTATGCCGGTACCAATTGTACTGAAAATGAGGCATTACAAAAGGTACAGGCCTTTGTGAATACAGAGAACATAGATCTTGCTGGTTATGCTTTGGTTGAACAGACTTTTACCACGATGCCATCAAAACGAATTGATCGTTCATTTGTGTATGAAAGAAAAGATAGAAGCTTAGGTGATGGCAAATACAGAATTCGCTTTGTTGTTGCAGGCAACGAAGTTGCAGTGTATGAACGTTTTATTAAAATTCCTGAGGCGTTTGAAAGGCGCTATGCACATATGCGTTCGTATAATGGCCTTTTGGCAACGTTTGCTAATTTTTTGATGTTTTTACTCTATATTTTATGTGCAATAGGTGGTAGTATGCTACTGTTTTCACGACTATCATGGTTGAAGTGGAGACAAGCTCTTTCCTTTGGGTTTGTCATTGCAGCACTCTGTTTTTTGGTAGAGTTAAATGGAATCAATTTGTGGTGGTTGGGTTACCAAACATTGCATAGTCCACAATACTTTTTATTGCAAAATGGCTTAATAAAAATCTGGTCTTTCATTTTTAATTTCTGTTTTTTTCAACAGTTATTGCATGTGCTGAAGGCTTGAGTCGCATGGCATTTTGTCACCATCCATACCTTTTTTCTTCTTGGGCACCGGGCATCGCAAACTCCGACAGTATTTTTTTTCGAACCATCCTTGGCTATGTATTTGCCTGTTTTGCTACAGCCTTAGTTATAGCTACTTATTTTTTTACTACACAATATTATGGCTGGTGGACTCCTTCAGAAGTACTTTTTAATCCAAATATTTTAGCAGTGTATATTCCTGCATTAAACCCAATCGCAATCTCTTTGCAAGCGGGAGTGGTTGAAGAGTGCCTGTTTCGTGCAGTTCCTCTTGCTTGCGCAGCATTACTTGGAAGATATCTCAAACAAGAAAAGCTGTTCTTATGTATTGCACTCTTTGTTCAAGCGGCCGTTTTTGGTGGAGCGCATGCGCTTTATCCAACGCAACCGTTTTATGGACGTTTACTTGAACTTATGGTTCCTTCTTTAATATGGGGGCTTTTGTATATTCGGTATGGTTTGATACCAGGTATTATTGCTCATGTGATGTATGATCTTTTTTGGTTTTCAATGCCGCTATTTATTTCAAAAGCAGAGGGAATATGGATACAACAGTTACTTGTTCTATGTGCTGGCTTTATTCCGCTTATTGTCATTTTGTATCGCTTTTTAAAACAAGGGGTATGGCAGATATCGATAGAAACTGCTTTAAATAAGGAGTTGCAGGTTGCAGATACTATTCACGCTAAAAATGATTAATAAAAAAATTTATAAGGACACTTATTATGAATTATACTGAAATGAATCGAAATTCTACTGCTTTTGTCTGTGGTGCGATTATAGTACTCATCTGTATATTACTTGGTTCGTTTCGACGTGGCATGCACCTTGATATTGCTCGAACTGAAGCAATCAAACAGGCAGGCCTGCTTGATCAGAAACATAACAATTATGATTTTTTGACATTTACGTTTCCTAATAGTGATCTGTTACCCAATGACCTTACACATCGATTTGTTTGGCAAAAACATCGTCAACAGTATGATCAGCTAACTGCTGACGGATATGTACAAGCGCCACACTGGGTGGTCCGCAAAGCAACTTTTGAAGGAGATGTTGCAACGCGTGGTTCTGAATCGCATATTCATTTAAAAAATGATGGCAGTTTACATCACAAACAGTACATTGTTCCGCAAAATTTAGCTGGAAAGTCATTATCCGAAATGGATGCTGAAAAAATTGTGTATGCAGCACTATTGAAAGAATGCGGCTTTGAAAAAACTGATGTAACCAAATTATCAGCAGTACCTTCACAGCAGCCAGCTCGCATCGATTGGCAGTTTGATTTTCAGGTTTTAAAAGGTACTCAATTATCAGAAGGCCAACTGCGTGTGGTAGTTCTGATTGCCGGTGAAGAGGTGACACTTGTTCGTAAATATATACATGTTCCAGAAGATTGGCAGCGGGCAGAGTTTGCAAAAATCAGTATGGTATCACTTTTAAAATCATTAGCCTTTTTTTTGTGGCTGCTTTTGATACTGTTGTGTAGCTTTTTTGCTGGTGGTGGCATTAGATTGCATGAAATGCCTATCAGAAAAATTTTATTGCTTGCATGTATACTATTGTGTATTGCGGTTATTAATGCAGTAAATTTATGGCCATTTGTCTTTGCTTCATTTAGTACTGCAGTTGACTGGCATATACAGTTGGCGACCTCTGTGCCGATGCAGATGATAGGTCTATTAGTAACTGTTTTACCATTAGTGTTCACATTTTTTATTCTTATCAAAAATCGATTTTCTGAAGATAACGGACGTCTTGCTTATCATGAACGACTCTTTGCATTTTTAGCCGGTTCTTTTGTTGGATTGTTATTTTTTGTGGTAAGACATCTACTCATGATTGTATTGCCAGCTTTTGATACGTTTATTCAGCATGATACATTTCTTTATGCCAACGCCTATATTCCACAGTTTTTACTTGTTGGTTTATCGATTATAGGCCTTTTTAGATATGCGGTATCTGCATTTATGTTTAAATATATGTTTGATTGGATTGGTAAATTTAATATTTTTTTACAGCTGTTTTGTGGTATTTTTGTCTGTATGTTTATTGTGCTTGGTTGGAGTACAACAGAATTTGAATATATTCCAACGTTTGTAAGTCTCTTTTTGATAAGCTTGGCAATAATAGTGAATGGGAAAAAACCGCATCTTTTGCTTGCGCCTCATATGTTTGGTACGCAATACTTTTTTGCATATGTTGCAGGAGTATATGGACTTTTGTTCTGTTTTATACCAATGTTGAAAAATCATTTTCCAGGTGCATGGATAGGATACTTAGTTGGATTAATAATGGTGCTTTTGATTGGGTTATTGTTTCCGATTGAAAGGGAAGCTGCAAACTAATCTTTTTTCAATTTTCTCTTTCTGAGAAGGTATTTTACGTAATTTAGTTGTGCTATTTTATTATTCACGCCAACTGTCCAGTTGGCGTGATGCATTTTGGGATTGTTTGGTATAACCATAGAATTATAAGGATTCCACCGTTTGCCAGAAAAGGTACCTCCACCAAAATAGGTATCTGGTAAATAGGTCCAGGCAAGCTCGTAGGGGTTTTTGCAGCTGATTAAACAGTGGTTGAGTGCTGCCTGGTCACTGTATTCTTGCTTATTTTCCATCGTATTCAAAACGTCTTGCCAGAGTTGTAACGTTTTTTCATTGCAGCGACAGGCAAAAAAACCTGAACAGATTGACCCTGTCGGATCATCTTTTTGAATGACCAGATCATATGCGGTAAGTAGCTCCTTTATTTCAGCTGAGACGGGAGTAAAAAACTGAATATCAACATCAGAATAGATAAAAATCCCATTCCACTGCTGTTTTATTGCATCAATGATCATTTTCACTTTTTGCTTTGTTGTGTCTTTCCAGCCTACGTCTTTAAATGCAGTAGATCTACATGTCTGTTCATTCTGATACAGATGGAGATCAAAATTATCTTTTAAGGAGGGTAAAAAATAGTTTCGCAGCATAATCTCGTGTGATGGTGTGTAGATTGCATAGAGCGGTACCTTTGCATTAATGATTTGTGTTGTCAAAAGAACCGTTATTGCAATTATATTAATCATGGCTTGCTCTCTTTTTTTCTTTGATCAATGTATCGAAAATATATTCCAATTTTGTGATCACTGATTCAATATCAAACTCATCTTCGATTTTTTTGCGGGCATTTTTTGTCATCTGTTTAACCGATGTTTGATTTTCAAGTATCCATTCAATAGCATTTGTAATTGCTTCAACATTTTTTTCTTCAACCAAAATACCGCTCTGCATATGATCAATAAGTTCACTATTTCCGGCATGATCAGTTGCAATTACGGGAAGTCCGACAGCCATCGCCTCCTTTAATGCATTCGGGATACCTTCTTGATCACCGTCTTGTGCAGTCACAGATGGAAGAACGAAAATATCTGATGTATTCAGTTCTTTGATAATATCTTCAGTTTTTGCCCACCCGTAAAAAATGACATTTTCTTCAATACCTAGCTCTTTGACCAAAGCTTTGAGGTACCTTTTGTATTCGAGGTGATTTGGTTGCGCTTCGCCAATGACGGTGCATCTGATATGCGGATAGGTCTGCTTTAAATGAGCAACTGCCTGAATCGTATATTCAAGGCCTTTTTTGGGAGCGATACGTGCAACTGAGATGAGATTCAAACGTTGATCAGGTTTGATGGCACGTTCTTTAAAGGTAAATTTTTTTGTTTCAATTGCGGAGTGATGAGTGATGATTTTTTCTGCAGGGCATCCAAGGCTTATTAATCTTTCCTTAAAAAAATCACATACTGGCAGAAAAAGATCCGCCTGTTTGAACAGGTCATCGTACATGTGTGGATTTTTATTTAAAATTCCACTGATATCATTGCCTCTAAAACATACAACAACACCACCTTTGAACTGCTTATTTTTGATTTGAGAAAGGAGCTTTGCTCCAAGGTCGCCAAACTGTATGTAAATAACATCAGTGTTGTGTAAATTTTGAATATTCGTGCCGTATTTTGTTTTTTTCAATAAATTGTATTTAGAAAAATCTGATTGAATTTTTTCATGATTATTTCTCTTTAATGCCTGAATTTTTATCTGGTGCCCTCGTTTGAGCAAGGTAATGATCTGGTTTTGTATAAATGTTTGAGATATATGTGGAAATCTTAAAGTCACAAATAATATACTCGATGATAGCATTGGAGTAGTAACAAAATAAAGTATAACAATAGTTAAACTGATTAATTTTCTACTGCTAATTCCATTAAGACTTCGCATATTTTATATTCCTCAATACAAAAGTGTTTACCAAATGTTTCAATTAATAATTCTAAACCCAGATTCTGTGGTATAATGATGCCGTTAAACTTAGCTTTAATAAGTGCTTTATGTTTTATAATAAGATCGACTAATTTCTTTGTATCAGCATAAATAAAACTAAGGGGCTTACTTGGAACAAATTGGTTAATTATTTTATAATGTTTTGTGTACAATATTGAGTATACTTTTTTTTCAAAGCAATCGTTGGTCTTTTGTTTATAATAAAAATTTTTGACCTGTTTGTTCAAAAGGTTAATATGAAATCCACTTTCATGAAGTATATCGATTAATCTTTTTAGATTATTTGGTAATCGAAGCTTATCGTGATAAATAAAGTTAATTGCTAGGTTATGGGCCGAAGGCGTCCATTTAAAACCGTTTTTATTGTCAAGTTCTGAAACTAATTGCGCTGCGTATCCATATCCCAATTTATCATATGTTTTTTGAGAATGAGAGCTGCCTACTGCTCCGATATACTGCGCTCTACTTATGACAGTATTTAGTTTGATTATTCCTGATAAAAAAAGAGCAAGTCTCATTTCATAATCTTGACCTGACCGTATAAAAGGCGGTTTTTTTTTCATAATGCTTATTATTTCATTAAGAAATCCTTCCCAGTCTATTGTACTTTTTAAAGATGATTTTAACTTTTTCTGTAAATATTTTCTTTTTAGCTTAAGTTTATTGCTTATCCAGTCGGCTATAGCTTGATTGTTAGCTGTTTTATAGGAATTATCTAAATGATTTTTTTCGTGTTCTTCCATGATATCTTTTATTGCAAAATACGTTTTTGAATCGATGCAATATCCCCAATAATGGCGATACGTTTCAATAATATTATGAGCATACTTATGCAGCTTGTCTTTAGGAATAAAGGATCTATTAAATGCTTGCACAATGCCAACATTCGTATAGTTTTTTTGTACATAGTCATAAAGATTGAGGGTAACGGTTATGTACTCTGGACTGACGACTAGATCGTCTTCAAAAAAAAGTATTTTTTCAAACTTGCACCATTCAAACATAAGTCGTCTTGAGTCAATTAAGGTTTTGCCACAGCCATAATTTGTGGGATGAGCAAAAATA contains these protein-coding regions:
- the radA gene encoding DNA repair protein RadA, which produces MSKQNKSFVCYNCNYIAPKWLGKCPECDQWGTLELSITSTGVSSSKTVSSAAKAAPLLFDQIDAMENERIVTGIGEWDRVVGGGLMVHSLVVLTGDPGIGKSTLLLAIAHKIQQQYTVLYVATEESLAQVKERAVRLKLHFGSQASFSDGAQLESIIELAQTTKPDVLIIDSIQNCYIEGAASLPGSIGQLKEATFRLMRLAKEDKITVILTGHINKEGLIAGPKTMEHMVDAVFYLQGDERWQTRVLRSVKNRFGTVNELGFFEMTAQGLEQVNNINQHLMSELTPAAGSALVAIIEGSKPLLLELQALTVASKLNMPQRVISGIDQKQVMLIAAILEKYLKVKLSMQDIFFKVTTHLKTKAHGTDLGIALALLSTYFQQPLPEKSIAIGEISLTGNIKPANQVTLLIKEAETFGVLNFLIAKNQKMPSMKSNVIEFSTVYQLLELFR
- a CDS encoding CPBP family intramembrane metalloprotease, with translation MAFCHHPYLFSSWAPGIANSDSIFFRTILGYVFACFATALVIATYFFTTQYYGWWTPSEVLFNPNILAVYIPALNPIAISLQAGVVEECLFRAVPLACAALLGRYLKQEKLFLCIALFVQAAVFGGAHALYPTQPFYGRLLELMVPSLIWGLLYIRYGLIPGIIAHVMYDLFWFSMPLFISKAEGIWIQQLLVLCAGFIPLIVILYRFLKQGVWQISIETALNKELQVADTIHAKND
- a CDS encoding glycosyltransferase, translating into MTLRFPHISQTFIQNQIITLLKRGHQIKIQALKRNNHEKIQSDFSKYNLLKKTKYGTNIQNLHNTDVIYIQFGDLGAKLLSQIKNKQFKGGVVVCFRGNDISGILNKNPHMYDDLFKQADLFLPVCDFFKERLISLGCPAEKIITHHSAIETKKFTFKERAIKPDQRLNLISVARIAPKKGLEYTIQAVAHLKQTYPHIRCTVIGEAQPNHLEYKRYLKALVKELGIEENVIFYGWAKTEDIIKELNTSDIFVLPSVTAQDGDQEGIPNALKEAMAVGLPVIATDHAGNSELIDHMQSGILVEEKNVEAITNAIEWILENQTSVKQMTKNARKKIEDEFDIESVITKLEYIFDTLIKEKKRASHD
- a CDS encoding glycosyltransferase; translation: MKIKRILLLLFNCFALHTHGIENPHDYPVELYELAYQLQCDTGVVVIAYNRPDYFQKVVDALEKNREAHYLPFVFILDGGPNATQAENIEIIKHANIKHKYIFAHPTNYGCGKTLIDSRRLMFEWCKFEKILFFEDDLVVSPEYITVTLNLYDYVQKNYTNVGIVQAFNRSFIPKDKLHKYAHNIIETYRHYWGYCIDSKTYFAIKDIMEEHEKNHLDNSYKTANNQAIADWISNKLKLKRKYLQKKLKSSLKSTIDWEGFLNEIISIMKKKPPFIRSGQDYEMRLALFLSGIIKLNTVISRAQYIGAVGSSHSQKTYDKLGYGYAAQLVSELDNKNGFKWTPSAHNLAINFIYHDKLRLPNNLKRLIDILHESGFHINLLNKQVKNFYYKQKTNDCFEKKVYSILYTKHYKIINQFVPSKPLSFIYADTKKLVDLIIKHKALIKAKFNGIIIPQNLGLELLIETFGKHFCIEEYKICEVLMELAVEN